In Macadamia integrifolia cultivar HAES 741 chromosome 1, SCU_Mint_v3, whole genome shotgun sequence, a single window of DNA contains:
- the LOC122091727 gene encoding uncharacterized protein LOC122091727 has translation MATDERAGAEIVRGKEACERFSAELMKELGFPSGVLPIGELVECGRVRATGFVWWKCKAAYEHFNVATNTKNSYAAETTAYVEKGRMKKMTGCKAKQMMVWVPIAEMYIDGNKISFKSSMGVGKSFPIISFMNEEEKKAYLQQNGAAN, from the coding sequence ATGGCTACAGATGAGAGAGCAGGGGCTGAAATTGTACGAGGAAAGGAAGCTTGTGAACGATTTTCAGCAGAGCTGATGAAAGAACTTGGATTCCCTAGCGGTGTCCTTCCCATTGGAGAGCTGGTGGAATGTGGGAGGGTGAGAGCCACAGGTTTCGTGTGGTGGAAATGCAAGGCAGCTTATGAGCATTTTAATGTGGCGACCAACACCAAGAACAGCTATGCCGCCGAGACAACGGCATATGTGGAGAAGgggaggatgaagaagatgacggGTTGCAAGGCTAAGCAGATGATGGTGTGGGTTCCCATAGCGGAAATGTACATTGATGGCAACAAGATCTCCTTCAAATCATCCATGGGGGTCGGCAAGTCCTTCCccattatctcttttatgaatgaagaagaaaagaaggctTATCTCCAACAAAATGGTGCAGCAAATTAA
- the LOC122075312 gene encoding uncharacterized protein LOC122075312, whose translation MATDERAGAEIVRGKEACERFSVELMKELGFPSGVLPTGELVECGRVRATGFVWWKCKAAYEHFNVATNTKNSYAAETTAYVEKGRMKKMTGCKAKQMMLWVPIAEMYIDGNKISFKSSMGVGKSFPIISFMNEEEKKAYLH comes from the coding sequence ATGGCTACTGATGAAAGAGCAGGAGCTGAAATTGTACGAGGAAAGGAAGCTTGTGAGCGATTTTCTGTGGAGCTGATGAAAGAGCTTGGATTTCCTAGTGGTGTACTTCCCACCGGAGAGCTGGTGGAATGCGGGAGGGTGAGAGCCACGGGTTTCGTGTGGTGGAAATGCAAGGCCGCCTATGAGCATTTCAATGTGGCTACCAACACCAAGAACAGCTACGCCGCCGAGACCACGGCTTATGTGGAGAAGgggaggatgaagaagatgactgGTTGCAAGGCTAAGCAGATGATGCTGTGGGTTCCTATTGCGGAAATGTACATTGATGGAAACAAGATCTCCTTCAAGTCATCCATGGGAGTCGGCAAGTCCTTCCCCATCATATCTTTTATGaacgaagaagagaagaaggctTATCTCCACTAA
- the LOC122075330 gene encoding uncharacterized protein LOC122075330: protein MATDERAGAEIVREKEACERFSAALMKELGFPSGVLPAGELVECGRVRATGFVWWKCKAAYEHFNVATNTKNSYATETTAYVEKGRMKKMTGCKAKQMMVWVPIAEMYIDGNKISFKSSMGVGKSFPIISFMNEEEKKAYLQ, encoded by the coding sequence ATGGCTACTGATGAGAGAGCAGGGGCTGAAATTGTAAGAGAAAAGGAAGCTTGTGAGCGATTTTCAGCGGCGTTGATGAAAGAACTTGGATTCCCTAGTGGTGTCCTTCCTGCGGGAGAGCTGGTGGAATGCGGGAGGGTGAGAGCCACGGGTTTTGTGTGGTGGAAATGCAAGGCTGCCTATGAGCATTTCAATGTGGCGACAAACACTAAGAATAGCTATGCCACCGAGACCACGGCATATGTGGAGAAAgggaggatgaagaagatgacggGTTGCAAGGCTAAGCAGATGATGGTGTGGGTTCCCATAGCGGAAATGTACATTGATGGTAACAAGATCTCCTTCAAGTCATCCATGGGGGTGGGCAAGTCCTTCCCCATCatctcttttatgaatgaagaggaaaagaaggcTTATCTCCAATAA